The Methylobacterium sp. PvR107 genome contains a region encoding:
- the mntR gene encoding manganese-binding transcriptional regulator MntR: protein MQEPSDPGSPETMLVDPERHVESFRQAREARRSELVEDYVELIDDLIGDGGEARQVDIAARLGVAQPTVAKMLKRLCEEGFVQQRPYRGVFLTEAGRRLAAQARERHRIVERFLCALGVSPETARRDAEGIEHHVSAETLEAFRAFAERREGT from the coding sequence ATGCAGGAACCGTCCGACCCGGGCTCGCCCGAGACCATGCTGGTCGATCCGGAGCGGCACGTGGAGAGTTTCCGCCAAGCCCGCGAGGCCCGGCGCTCGGAACTCGTGGAAGATTACGTCGAACTGATCGACGACCTGATCGGCGACGGCGGTGAGGCGCGCCAGGTGGACATCGCGGCCCGCCTCGGCGTGGCCCAGCCGACCGTCGCCAAGATGCTGAAGCGCCTGTGCGAGGAGGGGTTCGTCCAGCAGCGGCCCTATCGCGGCGTGTTCCTGACCGAGGCCGGCCGGCGGCTGGCCGCCCAGGCGCGGGAGCGCCACCGCATCGTCGAGCGCTTCCTGTGCGCGCTGGGCGTGAGCCCCGAGACGGCCCGGCGGGACGCCGAAGGGATCGAGCACCACGTCAGCGCCGAGACCCTCGAGGCGTTCCGCGCCTTCGCGGAGCGGCGCGAGGGGACGTGA
- a CDS encoding thiamine pyrophosphate-binding protein, with product MPIETVENAGRRRGADLLVEVLRSEGVRYIFGNPGTTELPLIDALTEAPDIGYILALQEATAVAMADGYAQGARRPAFLNLHTAGGLGHAMGGLVNSQVSGTPLVVTAGQQDLRHALTDPLLMGDLVAIADPVMKWAREVTSPDQIPILLRRAFHDAGAAPSGPVFLSLPMDVMEAMSAVPAGETSTIDQRAVAGSLDRLADKLAAIAPGRLALIAGDEIEASDASAQMVALADLLAAPVYGSSWPAHIPFPTAHPLWAGNLPTRADAIADILGRYDAVFALGGKSLITVLYSEVSAVPPGVRVFQLSADVRDLGRTYATSLSTVGDIRASLEALLPLLSPRLADRAEAYADLRARAVTARAERRAKLAAAADAAFEDPVIAPLVAAREVARAVGAETTIVDEAPATLTHLRTFLDSPSAHQYAAMRGGVLGWGMPAAVGFSLGLDRAPVVCVVGDGAAMYSPQALWTAAHEKLPVTFVVINNAEYNILKTFMKGQAHYASVRANRFIAMDLTDPRIDFPALAASMGVPARRVTRAADIAPAIEAGIRSGGANLVEVVVRAT from the coding sequence ATGCCGATCGAGACCGTGGAGAATGCCGGCCGCCGCCGGGGCGCCGACCTCCTGGTGGAGGTGCTGCGCTCGGAAGGGGTGCGCTACATCTTCGGCAATCCCGGCACCACCGAATTGCCGCTCATCGACGCGCTCACCGAGGCGCCGGATATCGGCTACATCCTCGCCCTGCAGGAGGCGACCGCGGTCGCCATGGCGGATGGCTACGCGCAGGGCGCGCGGCGCCCCGCCTTCCTCAACCTGCACACGGCGGGCGGCCTGGGCCACGCCATGGGCGGGCTGGTCAATTCCCAGGTCTCCGGCACGCCTTTGGTGGTCACCGCCGGGCAGCAGGACCTGCGCCACGCGCTGACCGACCCGCTGCTGATGGGCGACCTCGTCGCGATCGCCGACCCGGTGATGAAGTGGGCCCGCGAGGTGACGAGCCCCGACCAGATCCCGATCCTGCTGCGCCGTGCGTTCCACGATGCCGGTGCCGCCCCGTCCGGCCCGGTCTTCCTGTCCCTGCCCATGGACGTGATGGAGGCGATGAGCGCGGTCCCCGCCGGCGAGACCTCGACCATCGACCAGCGGGCGGTGGCGGGTTCCCTCGACCGGCTGGCGGACAAGCTCGCGGCGATCGCGCCGGGGCGCCTCGCCCTGATCGCCGGCGACGAGATCGAGGCCTCCGACGCCTCGGCCCAGATGGTGGCGCTGGCCGACCTGCTGGCGGCGCCGGTCTACGGCTCGTCCTGGCCGGCGCACATCCCCTTCCCCACCGCGCATCCGCTCTGGGCCGGCAACCTGCCGACCCGGGCCGATGCCATCGCCGACATCCTCGGGCGCTACGACGCGGTGTTCGCGCTCGGCGGCAAGTCGCTGATCACTGTGCTCTACTCGGAGGTCTCGGCGGTGCCGCCGGGGGTGCGGGTGTTCCAGCTCTCGGCGGATGTGCGCGACCTCGGGCGGACCTACGCGACATCCCTCTCGACGGTGGGCGACATCCGCGCCTCGCTGGAGGCGCTGCTGCCGCTGCTTAGCCCCCGCCTCGCCGACCGGGCCGAAGCCTATGCGGATCTGCGCGCCCGGGCCGTGACCGCGCGGGCCGAGCGGCGGGCGAAGCTCGCCGCCGCTGCCGACGCGGCCTTCGAGGATCCGGTGATCGCCCCGCTGGTCGCGGCTCGGGAGGTGGCCCGCGCGGTCGGGGCCGAGACCACCATCGTGGACGAGGCGCCCGCGACGCTGACCCACCTGCGCACCTTCCTCGACAGCCCGTCGGCGCATCAATACGCGGCAATGCGCGGCGGCGTGCTCGGCTGGGGCATGCCGGCCGCGGTCGGGTTTTCCCTCGGCCTCGACCGCGCCCCCGTGGTCTGCGTCGTCGGCGACGGGGCCGCGATGTACTCGCCGCAAGCCCTGTGGACGGCCGCGCACGAGAAGCTGCCGGTCACCTTCGTGGTGATTAACAACGCCGAGTACAACATCCTCAAGACCTTCATGAAGGGCCAGGCGCACTACGCCTCGGTGCGCGCCAACCGCTTCATCGCCATGGACCTCACCGATCCGCGAATCGATTTCCCGGCGCTCGCTGCCTCAATGGGTGTTCCGGCCCGGCGGGTGACCCGGGCGGCCGACATCGCCCCGGCGATCGAGGCGGGAATTCGGTCGGGGGGCGCCAACTTGGTGGAGGTGGTGGTGCGGGCGACGTGA
- a CDS encoding Nramp family divalent metal transporter — MVAPNAATASDGPAPEGTARGAMSRRTESAIRDVLDGRPGGRARFLLFTGPAVTASIAYMDPGNFATNIQAGARYGYGLLWVVLLANLTAMLFQALSAKLGIVTGKNLAEHCRDATTRPVRLALWGISEVAAMATDLAEFLGGAIGLSLLTGMPLMAGMAITAVVTYAILLLEHEGFRPLEIAIGVMVGTIGLCYAVELLVAPVAWGEAARGLVTPRIPDAQALTIAVGIIGATVMPHALFLHSGLTQGRGNPRNQADRRLLVRYSNREVVVALLLAGLVNMAMVIMAAAAFHLGHSEVAEIGEAYRTLTPLLGPAAGAAFLVSLLASGISSSVVGTLAGQMVMQGFTGWRIPLLVRRLATMLPAFVVVAIGVDPTQALVLSQVVLSLALPVPMVALVVFTRRRSVMGPFANGPLTQAAAVAGAAVVLGLNMVLLAVAFGVPVPGLE, encoded by the coding sequence ATGGTGGCGCCGAACGCCGCGACGGCCTCCGATGGCCCGGCGCCCGAAGGAACCGCCCGCGGGGCGATGAGCCGGCGCACCGAGAGCGCCATCCGGGACGTCCTCGACGGCCGTCCCGGCGGCCGGGCCCGGTTCCTGCTGTTCACCGGCCCCGCCGTGACGGCGTCGATCGCCTACATGGACCCCGGCAATTTCGCCACCAACATCCAGGCCGGGGCCCGCTACGGCTACGGCCTGCTCTGGGTGGTGCTGCTCGCCAATCTGACGGCGATGCTGTTCCAGGCGCTCTCGGCCAAGCTCGGGATCGTCACGGGGAAGAACCTCGCCGAGCATTGCCGGGACGCGACGACGCGCCCGGTGCGCCTCGCTCTGTGGGGCATCAGCGAGGTCGCCGCCATGGCCACCGACCTCGCGGAGTTCCTGGGGGGCGCCATCGGACTGTCGCTGCTCACCGGCATGCCGCTCATGGCCGGGATGGCGATCACCGCGGTGGTCACCTACGCGATCCTGCTCCTGGAGCACGAAGGCTTCCGGCCGCTGGAGATCGCCATCGGCGTGATGGTCGGCACGATCGGCCTCTGCTACGCGGTGGAGCTGCTCGTGGCGCCGGTCGCATGGGGGGAAGCCGCCCGGGGCCTCGTCACCCCGAGAATCCCGGACGCGCAGGCGCTCACCATCGCGGTCGGGATCATCGGCGCCACCGTCATGCCGCACGCGCTGTTCCTGCATTCCGGCCTGACCCAGGGGCGGGGCAATCCCCGAAACCAGGCCGACCGGCGCCTGCTGGTGCGCTACTCGAACCGCGAGGTCGTGGTGGCCCTGCTGCTCGCGGGCCTCGTCAACATGGCGATGGTGATCATGGCCGCGGCGGCCTTCCATCTCGGCCACAGCGAGGTCGCCGAGATCGGCGAGGCCTACCGCACCCTGACGCCGCTGCTCGGGCCCGCGGCCGGGGCGGCCTTTCTGGTGTCGCTGCTCGCCTCCGGCATCTCCTCATCGGTGGTCGGCACGCTCGCCGGCCAGATGGTGATGCAGGGCTTCACCGGCTGGCGGATCCCGCTCCTCGTCCGCCGGCTCGCGACCATGCTGCCGGCCTTCGTGGTGGTGGCGATCGGGGTCGACCCGACACAGGCCCTGGTCCTGTCGCAGGTGGTGCTGTCGCTGGCCCTGCCGGTGCCGATGGTGGCCCTGGTGGTGTTCACCCGCCGCCGCAGCGTGATGGGGCCCTTCGCCAACGGACCACTCACCCAGGCGGCCGCCGTGGCCGGGGCGGCGGTGGTGTTGGGACTCAACATGGTTCTGCTGGCCGTGGCCTTCGGGGTGCCGGTGCCGGGGCTGGAGTGA